In the genome of Anaerosporomusa subterranea, the window AAGCAATTCCTAAAACCTGAACGGATGAAGATTACGAATATTCGCCGTGGTGATTTCGGCTCAGAAAGCGATATGAAACCCAAGGTCAAAACAAGCGCCGGTCCGATGACTCGCGTCCGATCCACAAGCGCAAAAGTTCTCCGATTTTTATCACAGAAAAAGAAAAAATAGCTTTACACTTTGTTTAAAAAGCAGCGTATTCTTTTGAAGAATACGCTGCTTTTTGCTTTAAATTTTACTGTTGCTCTTGACTTTTTTCACATAATCGATAATAATAGTTAATGGATAATAAATATATCAATGGAGGGATTTTGATGACGAATACTGATAAAAACCTTGCCGCCGCATTTGCTGGCGAATCCCAGGCTAATCGCAAATATCTAGCTTTTGCCAAGCAAGCTGATGCCGAAGGGCACAAACAAGTGGCGAAATTATTCCGCGCCGCGGCTGAAGCTGAAACGATTCATGCACACGCTCATTTGAAAGCTATGGGCGCCATCAAGTCAACTCAGGAGAATCTTAAAACTGCGGTCGCTGGTGAGACCTATGAATATAAAGAGATGTATCCACCGTTCATTACCG includes:
- a CDS encoding rubrerythrin family protein, producing the protein MTNTDKNLAAAFAGESQANRKYLAFAKQADAEGHKQVAKLFRAAAEAETIHAHAHLKAMGAIKSTQENLKTAVAGETYEYKEMYPPFITEAKAENNAAAIRTFELANGAEKVHADLYQKYYDNMNNLTETDLYLCTICGHIHEGSAPEKCPICGAKAMAFKKVD